CGAGGAGTGCATGCGGCCCTACCTGGTCGCCATCGACATCAACATGTCCTTCGCCGCCGCCGCCAACGGCCTCACCGTCGGCCTGGGCGGCCCCACCCACCGCACCGGCAACCCGCCCTTCGACCCCTCACTGCCCGGCTCCTGGCTGGTCGACCTCTCCCACGTCGACCTCTCCCGCATCCAGATCAACGGCCGCACCATCGACGCCGGCCGGCTCCCCTCCCCGTTCACCCCCAAAGGCGAACACCCCACCGGACCGGCCTGGTACGCCACCCCCACCGTCGCCTACGCGGTGGAACTCGGCTTCGAGGTCGCACCCGTCGAGGCGTACGTACGCACCCGCAACGGCCGCTACCTGGACGCCTGGTACAAGCGGCTGCGCGACGCCTACGTCGCCACGATGGCCGACCTCGGCGTCACCACCGGCATGGACGGCGCCGAGTTCCTGCGGGCGATGGCCCGCTCCCGGCACGCCGACGCGGCGCCGGCCCTGCTGGCCGGCGCCATCAAGGCCACCGCGAAGGGCGGCATCGGCAAACTCCGCCAGCGCAGCCGCGGCCAAGTGCCCCACTACGAACCGTGGCCGGCCCTGCAACGTGAGACGTGGCGCCCCGACATCCGGGCCGCCGTGCTGGCCAACCAGCGCGTCGGCCTGCACCGCAAACTGATGAAGACCGCCGCCGCGGCCGATCTCTACCCGGTGGCGATCGGCACCGACGCCGTCGTCTACCCCTCACCCGGGCCGTCCCCGCTGGACGTCCTGCCACACACACCCGAGGGCCGGCCCCTGCCGGGCACCTTCCGGCTCGGCATCTCCCCGGGCATGGTCAAACACCAGGGCACCCGCACGGTCCTGTGGGCCGAGGAGCAGTTCGAGCAGCAGGGCGGCGTCTTCAACATCGCCAACCACGTCAAGAACGATCCGCCCACCGGGGAAGGGGAGTAGCCGACGATGACAGACCCGGTCGGGGACGGCCTGGACCGCTCCCTGGAGGCAGCCTTCACCCGCCCCCTTCCCCGCAGCGCCCAAGCCCGGATGAGGTACCTGGTCAAGCAACTCAAGGGCACCGGGGCCGTCGCCCGACTCCTCGGCGTCTCCCAGCGCACCGTGGAGCGCTACGTCAAGGGACAGCTCAAACGGCCCCGCCCGGACCTGCGCGACCGCATGGAACGCGAGGTCAGAAAGCGCTGGCAGCCGAAGGTGCGGCAACGGGCCAGGACAAAGGCGTCCACCACAGACGGCCTGATCCTCTCCACCCGGGCCCGCTTCGGCTTCACCGCGGCTCCCGGCACCACGGACGACGCCCGAGTCCGCGACATCACCCAGGCCCTCACCCCCCAGTGGGCGGACCGCCTGTTCACCGCCCGCGACCAGGGCGCCACCGAACAGCAGCTCCAGCGCATCGCCGCCGAGGGCCTCGCCGAGATGTACTTCCGCTACAACAACACCCGCGCCCACGGCCTGGGCGTGGAGTTCACCGACATCGACCGGCTCGACATCGGCCTGTAGCGCCCGGCCCGGCCCGCACGAACCCGGGGCCCCGCTGCTAGCTGTAGGGCCCCCACCGGCGGTTCAGGGTGTCGTACGTGTACCGGGGCAGGCCCTCGATGGCGCTGGTGCGAAACGGGCGGCCGCCGTCGTCGATACGGACCGTGCCGGTGCGGCCCTGGGAGGACCAGTCCAGTTCCAGGTACCAGCGGCAGTCGCACGCGCGGGTGCCGGCGGTGACCAGCAGCACTTCGGGGTCCGTCGCGGAGACCCGGTAGGGCATGCGCACGGCCGGGATCGGCGTGCCGGAGTCGTTCCCGGCGACCGCACGGGCGAGGGGGCGGTCCTTGTCCAGGTCCACGGCGAAGGACCGGGGTGTGACGGCGCCGCCGCAGCCCTGGTCCATGGCGTAGGCGCTGCCTTCGGCCGGCGCGGTGCGTCCGCTCACCCGCACGCGCAGCGCCTCCAGCACGACGGCGGTGTCGCTGCGCCCCTGCACCGTCAGCTGCACGAGTGTCTCGCCGCCGTGCACCGCCCCCTGCGTCGCCGCCCAGGGCGCGGCGTCCTGCGGGGCGGGGGGAGGGGGGACCTGGGCGGGCTCCTTGGCGATGACGTAGTCGTGCCCGCAGCCGAGTTTCCAGGCCTGGGAGTTCACGGACCAGGCCAGCGGCAGGCGGGCGGGCTGCCCGCCGCCGCCGGCGGTGGCGGACGCCGCGCCGGACGGGGCCGTGGTGGCCGGCTTCTTCCCGGGTGCGGTCGGCTGCGCAGAGCGTGCGGCGCCGGGGGTGCGGCTCGCGGGGGGCGAGGTGCTCGGCCGCTGGGATGCCCCGGTCCTTGCCGTGCTGGAGGCGGACGGGACGGCTGCCGCCCGGGCGGGAGTGCCGGCGGGCGCCCGCTGCCCGTCCGCCAGCGCGGTCAGCGCCCCGAGCGTCGCGAGCACAGCACAGGCGCAGGCCAGTGCGGCCACAGCACGTCTGCGGCGGTACCACGGCCGGCGCGGCGGGGACAGCGCGGACCCCGCGGGCGCGAGATCCGGTCCCGCGGCCGTGGCACCCCCGCCGGCCCCGGCCGCAGGACCCGGCCCGACGGCGCCCTCCACCGCGGCGCCCGCACCGTCCTGCGCCGCCTCGTCCGCGGCATCCGCTGCGTGAGCGGTGCGGGGCCGATGGCGGGCCGCCACGGCCAGGAGCCAGCAGCGGTGAAGTTCCAGGCGCTGTTCGGGCGTTGCCCCGCACAGCGCCGCGAAGCGTTCCACGGGCGCGAA
The Streptomyces sp. NBC_01723 genome window above contains:
- the tpg gene encoding telomere-protecting terminal protein Tpg, which gives rise to MTDPVGDGLDRSLEAAFTRPLPRSAQARMRYLVKQLKGTGAVARLLGVSQRTVERYVKGQLKRPRPDLRDRMEREVRKRWQPKVRQRARTKASTTDGLILSTRARFGFTAAPGTTDDARVRDITQALTPQWADRLFTARDQGATEQQLQRIAAEGLAEMYFRYNNTRAHGLGVEFTDIDRLDIGL
- a CDS encoding helix-turn-helix domain-containing protein; amino-acid sequence: MSAQDDEGGGEVARFAAQLRALKERTDRSYGSLARRLGMNTSTLHRYCAGDAVPLGFAPVERFAALCGATPEQRLELHRCWLLAVAARHRPRTAHAADAADEAAQDGAGAAVEGAVGPGPAAGAGGGATAAGPDLAPAGSALSPPRRPWYRRRRAVAALACACAVLATLGALTALADGQRAPAGTPARAAAVPSASSTARTGASQRPSTSPPASRTPGAARSAQPTAPGKKPATTAPSGAASATAGGGGQPARLPLAWSVNSQAWKLGCGHDYVIAKEPAQVPPPPAPQDAAPWAATQGAVHGGETLVQLTVQGRSDTAVVLEALRVRVSGRTAPAEGSAYAMDQGCGGAVTPRSFAVDLDKDRPLARAVAGNDSGTPIPAVRMPYRVSATDPEVLLVTAGTRACDCRWYLELDWSSQGRTGTVRIDDGGRPFRTSAIEGLPRYTYDTLNRRWGPYS